One Pocillopora verrucosa isolate sample1 chromosome 10, ASM3666991v2, whole genome shotgun sequence genomic window carries:
- the LOC136283879 gene encoding uncharacterized protein, producing the protein MSAIITAVFKATIGWLVDKGRDEAAKKLKDGDVTDQQFRGIIMREIDDMKSKLDGLSRKDLLASIGFFREGIELLYEVFEEKRSRSEYGADTAQAACAEAVSLAEGMKHLELTESATRKLSNAKKRFERARERATDAFSNEALSSNDRILAMQYRVMATVLETIDHPADAVAPCKVCIEELNGLPVVQRSFQEQLRTGIMAMKSLFNKEERRKVISGVCLVNRVVYDVRQTAHVKEPFTNEPFAKELFPPLPMIDTGKEKVDLLRDRRVTKILCKQGMENCSVPWILVHDGEKEHGLNIPADIATNSSGQYIVAGIDSTIKVYDSSGKFVQCFRLPPLIDDSGKELSIYFLGVQLATDMNDNIYVLVEECGEDSHWIFNFNKTADHHHKFCIRTMGYKFDSCKLSVSDSGTVMVLKSNLSKTHHIVDVYETDGQFVCSFGEGILTDPCEITTVSNGRVMVVQEHPSRVDIFSEQGDHLNTFDLQISMMFSRIAFHRASQHVVVVGFKDDDIDILHIEIYTKDGEFVRSTPVNMGQSYYLIGMAVTTEGRIAVATRIDGLGYKVIII; encoded by the coding sequence ATGTCTGCGATCATAACAGCAGTTTTCAAAGCGACTATTGGATGGCTTGTGGATAAAGGCAGAGATGAGGCAGCAAAAAAGCTTAAAGATGGCGACGTAACAGATCAACAGTTTCGCGGCATCATCATGCGAGAAATCGATGACATGAAGTCCAAGCTGGATGGATTATCAAGGAAAGATTTGTTAGCGAGTATTGGATTCTTTAGAGAAGGAATCGAGTTGCTGTATGAAGTATTTGAAGAGAAAAGGTCGAGGAGTGAGTATGGCGCGGATACAGCACAAGCGGCTTGTGCGGAAGCTGTGTCGCTCGCTGAAGGAATGAAACACTTGGAGCTTACTGAATCTGCCACAAGAAAGCTCTCTAATGCAAAGAAGAGATTCGAACGTGCTCGTGAAAGAGCAACAGATGCCTTTTCTAATGAAGCGCTATCATCAAATGACCGCATCTTAGCAATGCAGTACCGAGTGATGGCAACAGTATTAGAAACAATAGACCATCCCGCAGATGCTGTAGCACCATGTAAAGTGTGCATTGAAGAGCTAAACGGTCTGCCCGTGGTTCAGCGAAGTTTTCAAGAACAGCTCAGGACAGGTATCATGGCAATGAagagtttatttaacaaagaagAACGACGGAAAGTTATTTCCGGTGTCTGTCTTGTCAACCGCGTCGTCTACGATGTCAGACAAACAGCGCACGTTAAAGAACCATTTACAAATGAACCATTTGCAAAAGAATTATTTCCACCATTGCCCATGATTGACACAGGGAAGGAGAAAGTTGATCTGTTGCGAGACCGGAGAGTAACAAAAATACTTTGTAAACAGGGTATGGAGAACTGTAGTGTACCATGGATACTTGTTCATGATGGCGAAAAGGAGCACGGTTTAAATATCCCGGCTGATATCGCTACCAACTCAAGCGGGCAATATATTGTAGCAGGTATTGACTCGACAATCAAGGTGTATGACAGCAGTGGCAAGTTTGTGCAATGTTTCAGACTTCCTCCTCTTATTGATGACAGCGGTAAAGAGCTATCGATTTATTTCTTGGGCGTTCAGCTAGCCACAGACATGAATGACAACATTTATGTCCTGGTCGAAGAGTGTGGTGAGGACTCACACtggatttttaattttaacaaaaccgcTGATCATCATCACAAGTTTTGCATCAGGACAATGGGCTACAAATTTGACTCGTGCAAACTGTCAGTCAGTGATAGTGGTACAGTGATGGTACTGAAGAGTAACTTGAGCAAGACACATCATATTGTGGATGTTTATGAGACTGATGGTcagtttgtttgcagttttggaGAAGGAATCTTGACGGACCCGTGCGAGATCACCACTGTAAGTAATGGCAGAGTTATGGTGGTACAAGAGCATCCGTCACGTGTTGACATATTTAGCGAACAAGGTGACCATCTAAATACGTTTGATCTGCAAATATCTATGATGTTTTCAAGAATTGCATTTCACAGGGCAAGTCAACATGTCGTGGTGGTCGGTTTTAAGGACGATGATATAGACATCTTGCATATAGAAATTTACACCAAAGATGGTGAGTTTGTGCGAAGTACTCCTGTCAATATGGGACAGTCCTATTATCTGATAGGGATGGCAGTGACCACTGAGGGCCGCATTGCAGTAGCAACTCGGATTGATGGTTTAGGATACAAAGTAATCATTATTTAA